One Phaseolus vulgaris cultivar G19833 chromosome 11, P. vulgaris v2.0, whole genome shotgun sequence genomic window carries:
- the LOC137830426 gene encoding protein translation factor SUI1 homolog — translation MSEFETNIPSAFDPFAEANAEDSGAGTKEYVHVRVQQRNGRKSLTTVQGLKKEYSYSKILKDLKKEFCCNGTVVQDPELGQVIQLQGDQRKNVSTFLVQAGIVKKEHIKLHGF, via the exons ATGTCTGAATTCGAAACAAACATCCCAAGTGCTTTTG ATCCCTTTGCTGAGGCAAATGCTGAGGACTCAGGTGCTGGGACGAAAGAGTATGTTCATGTTCGTGTACAACAACGTAACGGAAGGAAAAGCCTAACAACTGTTCAAGGATTAAAGAAAGAGTATAGCTATAGCAAAATACTCAAGGACCTGAAGAAAGAATTTTGCTGCAATGGTACTGTTGTCCAAGACCCTGAGTTGGGCCAG GTTATACAACTTCAGGGAGATCAAAGAAAAAATGTTTCTACATTCCTTGTGCAG GCTGGCATAGTGAAGAAAGAACATATCAAGCTTCATGGTTTCTAA
- the LOC137834606 gene encoding uncharacterized protein has product MLFRAVDELSFEKISSATTSKEAWDILKKVFKGVDRVKQVRLQNLRVELESMKMMESESVSDYITRVQTVVNQLNRNGETLTDGRLVEKILRTLKKNLSIVCVIEESKDLAKLIVDELVGSLKAHEQRKKKKEETLKQALQTKASIKDEKDCNSNKCYNCGKVGHFAKDYQADIKIEETTNLALEDETNEGVLLMAQAEVNINSDTLWYLDSGASNHMCDHEYLFKELQKIEDGHVSFRDASKVEEKFEAFEEFKKFKVMVEKEIDKQIKVVRSYRDDEYNSTNFMEYCKEQGIR; this is encoded by the exons ATGTTGTTCCGAGCGGTTGATGAGTTGAGCTTTGAGAAGATTTCCAGTGCAACTACTTCAAAAGAAGCGTGGGACATCTTAAAAAAGGTGTTCAAAGGAGTCGACCGAGTCAAGCAAGTGCGTCTACAAAATCTTCGTGTCGAGTTggagagcatgaagatgatggaGTCAGAAAGTGTATCTGACTACATCACGCGAGTACAGACTGTGGTGAATCAACTCAACAGAAACGGTGAAACATTGACCGATGGACGACTTGTGGAGAAGATTTtaagaacattaaaaaaaaatttgagtaTTGTGTGTGTGATAGAAGAGTCAAAGGACCTAGCGAAACTCATAGTTGACGAGCTTGTCGGTTCTCTCAAGGCACACGAGCaacgaaagaagaagaaggaggaaaCACTTAAGCAAGCACTTCAAACCAAGGCGTCAATCAAAGACGAAAAG GATTGCAACTCCAACAAATGTTATAATTGTGGTAAAGTGGGGCATTTTGCGAAAGATTATCAAGCAGATATAAAGATAGAAGAGACAACCAACCTAGCCTTGGAAGACGAAACAAATGAAGGTGTTCTCTTGATGGCTCAAGCTGAAGTCAACATTAATAGTGACACTCTGTGGTACCTCGACTCGGGAGCAAGCAACCATATGTGCGATCACGAGTACCTATTCAAAGAGTTGCAAAAGATTGAAGATGGTCATGTGTCATTTCGGGATGCATCAAAGGTGGAG gaaaaatttgAGGCATTTGAGGAGTTCAAAAAGTTCAAGGTGATGGTGGAGAAGGAAATTGATAAACAGATCAAAGTTGTACGGTCCTATAGAGATGATGAGTATAATTCGACGAATTTCATGGAGTATTGCAAGGAGCAAGGCATAAGGTGA